The following coding sequences lie in one Candidatus Nitrospira allomarina genomic window:
- a CDS encoding class I SAM-dependent DNA methyltransferase: MKKIFKQYALKMVKDFSARLSLSVSRNSTEGYMLGYAKEIMRALENDYGVTTRRDVITGLRRLSLDEFGLVLLSMPDPEYPKLSRLLPAMASDEVQRGWTGNHGLALLKETTAFVRALNYNYARVTGRSLDNATVLDFGCGYGRIAQLLYYFTVEDKVFGVDPREQSIELCRESRLGTNFMVSDYLPVSLPVGGVKFDLIYAFSVFTHLSRRAMTTSLHTLRQHIADDGLLAMTIRPVEYWEQAPHASQDQKDALAVRHRQEGFAFNPHNWAPIDGDVTYGDSSMTLDWITTTFPDWTVKATDRCLNDPLQRYVFLVPR, from the coding sequence ATGAAAAAAATATTCAAACAGTATGCCCTAAAGATGGTGAAGGATTTTTCAGCCAGGCTCTCATTGTCTGTGAGTAGAAATTCGACCGAGGGCTATATGCTGGGGTATGCCAAAGAGATTATGCGTGCATTGGAAAATGACTACGGAGTGACGACTCGCCGGGATGTCATCACTGGTCTTCGACGACTCAGTCTCGATGAATTCGGATTGGTATTGCTATCTATGCCCGATCCTGAGTACCCCAAGCTTTCACGACTTCTTCCTGCCATGGCGAGTGACGAGGTTCAGCGAGGCTGGACGGGAAACCATGGCTTGGCACTTCTCAAGGAGACTACGGCGTTCGTGCGTGCGTTGAATTACAATTATGCGCGCGTGACCGGGCGGTCTCTGGATAATGCCACCGTTTTGGATTTTGGGTGTGGCTATGGCCGTATCGCCCAGTTGCTGTATTATTTCACAGTCGAGGACAAAGTATTCGGGGTCGACCCCCGGGAACAGTCTATAGAGCTATGCCGGGAGTCGAGGCTCGGTACAAACTTTATGGTATCGGATTACCTCCCTGTATCCTTGCCGGTCGGGGGAGTGAAGTTTGATCTCATCTATGCGTTCTCCGTGTTCACCCACCTGTCCCGCAGGGCCATGACGACGTCGTTGCACACATTAAGGCAGCACATTGCGGATGATGGTCTGTTGGCCATGACCATCCGTCCGGTCGAATACTGGGAGCAGGCCCCTCATGCGTCTCAGGATCAGAAAGATGCCCTTGCCGTCCGACACCGACAGGAGGGCTTCGCCTTCAATCCTCACAACTGGGCGCCGATCGACGGTGACGTCACATACGGGGATTCCTCAATGACTTTGGACTGGATTACGACCACCTTTCCCGATTGGACAGTCAAGGCGACCGATCGTTGTTTGAAT